Proteins found in one Lycium ferocissimum isolate CSIRO_LF1 chromosome 6, AGI_CSIRO_Lferr_CH_V1, whole genome shotgun sequence genomic segment:
- the LOC132061043 gene encoding protein TWIN SISTER of FT-like, translating to MSRGRDTLVLGRVLGRVIGDVLDPFTRSINLRVVYNTRDFIMTLIFITLSQFILEIVQMTRVKKVIRLTSHEFSYKNLFHYMILQFTYLIICCVLGNEVVSYESPRPNMGIHRFIFVLFPQLRRENFYAPRSRQNFNTREFAQLYNLGLPVAAVYFNIYLHNLYNISKK from the exons ATGTCAAGAGGAAGAGATACACTTGTACTTGGTAGAGTACTTGGTAGAGTGATAGGAGATGTATTGGATCCATTCACAAGATCTATTAACCTAAGAGTGGTTTACAACACTAGAGATTTTATCATGACTTTAATATTTATtactctgtctcaatttatatt ggaaatcgtgcaaatgacccgagTTAAAAAGGTCATAAGACTGACTAGTCATGAATTTTCT TATAAAAATCTCTTTCATTATATGATTTTGCAATtcacttatttaattatttgttgTGTTTTAGGCAACGAAGTTGTATCATATGAGAGCCCACGTCCTAATATGGGAATACATCGGTTTATTTTTGTGCTATTTCCTCAATTGCGTCGAGAAAATTTCTATGCTCCTCGAAGTCGGCAGAATTTCAATACAAGAGAATTTGCACAACTTTACAATCTTGGCCTTCCTGTTGCTGCTGTTtactttaatatatatttgcaCAACTTATATAATATATCCAAGAAATAA